In Planctomycetota bacterium, a genomic segment contains:
- a CDS encoding NAD(P)H-dependent oxidoreductase, translating to MTEQLNRITSQQCTSPPATYDDLNVLFLNCTLNRTPVLSHTEHLIGVARRVFEANGVATKVIRPVDYEIAAGLGHDMAQTPEWDRDDWPKLQAEVDACDILVLCTSVWLGEKSSVCNRVLERMYGYTHSFNDKGQYRDYGKVGATLITGNEDGVKHCAMNILFSLSHIGYTIPPQADAGWMGEAGPGPSYADPGSGGPENDFTNRNTTFLAWNCMHLARMLKDQGGVPAHGNQPDAWDAGCKTDYASPEHKR from the coding sequence ATGACCGAGCAGCTCAACCGGATCACGTCCCAGCAGTGCACGTCGCCGCCTGCGACGTACGACGACCTCAATGTCCTCTTCCTCAACTGCACGCTCAACCGCACGCCGGTGCTCTCGCATACCGAGCACCTGATCGGCGTCGCGCGGCGGGTGTTCGAGGCCAACGGCGTGGCGACGAAGGTGATCCGCCCGGTCGACTACGAGATCGCCGCGGGGCTGGGCCACGACATGGCGCAGACGCCTGAATGGGACCGGGATGACTGGCCGAAGCTACAAGCCGAGGTCGACGCGTGCGACATCCTGGTCCTGTGCACGTCGGTGTGGCTGGGCGAGAAGTCCAGCGTGTGCAACCGCGTGCTCGAGCGGATGTACGGCTACACGCACTCGTTCAACGACAAGGGCCAGTACCGCGACTACGGCAAGGTCGGGGCCACTCTGATCACGGGCAATGAGGACGGCGTCAAGCACTGCGCGATGAACATCCTGTTCTCGCTGAGCCACATCGGCTACACGATTCCGCCGCAGGCCGACGCGGGCTGGATGGGCGAGGCCGGCCCGGGGCCGTCGTACGCCGACCCGGGCTCGGGCGGCCCGGAGAACGACTTCACCAACCGCAACACGACCTTCCTGGCGTGGAACTGCATGCACCTGGCCCGCATGCTCAAGGACCAAGGTGGCGTCC
- the rpsT gene encoding 30S ribosomal protein S20, with protein MAHTVSARKRIRQNERRRARNRWRLKTMRTSIKDFQEKLAHGSLEDARSAFLDVQKVLDKTAARGIIHPNQAARRKSRLNARLKARATADASS; from the coding sequence ATGGCTCACACCGTTTCGGCTCGCAAGCGCATCCGCCAGAACGAGCGTCGCCGCGCTCGCAACCGCTGGCGGCTGAAGACCATGCGGACGTCGATCAAGGACTTCCAGGAGAAGCTGGCGCACGGCTCGCTGGAGGACGCGAGGTCGGCCTTCCTCGACGTGCAGAAGGTGCTGGACAAGACCGCGGCCCGCGGCATCATCCACCCCAACCAGGCCGCCCGCCGCAAGAGCCGCCTGAACGCCCGGCTGAAGGCGCGGGCGACGGCCGACGCGTCCTCGTAG
- a CDS encoding CPBP family intramembrane glutamic endopeptidase yields the protein MPEGRARSRDRGGPFPRAYAEDSRRPLHVLAFLLPAIIAYEVGLAMQAEELAGGGVRAWTMLADVLSAFSLSRTTIIGFSLPAIVIVVVLLVWHVLEKSRWRVRPVVLGWMAIETLALTAPLLLISGVLGSLAMQDGPPAGDGFSDLSWRGRLVIAIGAGLYEELLFRLALIPLLHSILADLMRLGPRAAFGGALVLSSAGFALYHDVLTPGGIDLWAAVLYFVPGLYFGALFLVRGFGIAAGVHVAYDVAVLVLLGPAPG from the coding sequence ATGCCGGAGGGCCGAGCGCGATCGCGGGACCGGGGCGGGCCATTCCCGCGGGCGTACGCCGAGGATTCGCGGCGGCCGCTGCACGTGCTGGCGTTCCTGCTGCCGGCGATCATCGCCTACGAGGTCGGCCTGGCGATGCAGGCCGAGGAGCTCGCCGGCGGCGGCGTGCGGGCGTGGACGATGCTGGCCGACGTGCTGTCGGCCTTCAGCCTGTCGCGAACGACGATCATCGGCTTCTCGCTGCCGGCGATCGTGATCGTGGTGGTGCTGCTGGTGTGGCACGTGCTCGAGAAGTCGCGGTGGCGTGTGCGGCCCGTGGTGCTGGGCTGGATGGCGATCGAGACGCTGGCGCTGACCGCGCCGCTGCTCCTGATCTCGGGCGTGCTCGGATCCCTGGCGATGCAGGACGGCCCGCCGGCGGGCGACGGCTTCAGCGATTTGAGCTGGCGGGGACGGCTTGTGATCGCGATCGGCGCAGGACTGTACGAGGAGCTGCTGTTCCGGCTGGCCCTCATCCCGCTGCTGCACTCGATCCTGGCGGACCTGATGCGGCTGGGGCCGCGGGCGGCCTTCGGGGGCGCGCTGGTGCTGTCGTCGGCGGGCTTTGCGCTCTACCACGACGTGCTGACGCCCGGCGGCATCGATCTGTGGGCCGCGGTGCTCTACTTCGTGCCGGGGCTGTACTTCGGGGCCCTGTTCCTGGTGCGGGGCTTCGGCATCGCGGCGGGCGTGCACGTGGCGTACGACGTGGCGGTCCTGGTGCTGCTCGGGCCGGCACCGGGCTGA
- a CDS encoding zincin-like metallopeptidase domain-containing protein, translating to MALDVYKAVTARIIELLDRGTVPWRHPIRGGRGERAFPTSLASRRAYRGINVFLLAVTAWLEGYESPYWLTYVQARKMGGHVRKGEKGSLVVLWKQYATQDKESGEGITVPVLRHYTVFNAEQCEGVEAPVSTIASGQGEATEFAPIEAASAIVERYQAGPRIDHKGDRAFYEPRADLVCIPEPDRFVDPGSYYATLFHELVHSTGHSSRLDRGLDENLSAFGSVDYSKEEMVAEMGAAFLAAAAGIGQATIEQSAAYIDGWRTRVAADTRLVVQSAGMAQRAADWILGERPGDP from the coding sequence ATGGCATTGGACGTGTACAAGGCGGTGACCGCCCGCATCATCGAGCTGCTCGATCGGGGCACGGTGCCCTGGCGCCACCCGATCCGGGGCGGTAGGGGAGAGAGGGCTTTTCCAACAAGCCTCGCGTCGCGGCGGGCCTATCGCGGCATCAACGTCTTCCTGTTGGCGGTGACGGCTTGGCTTGAGGGCTACGAGTCGCCGTACTGGCTGACGTATGTGCAAGCCCGGAAGATGGGCGGGCACGTGCGCAAGGGCGAGAAGGGTTCGCTGGTGGTCCTGTGGAAGCAGTACGCGACGCAGGACAAGGAGAGCGGGGAGGGCATCACCGTGCCGGTGCTGCGCCACTACACGGTCTTCAATGCCGAGCAGTGCGAGGGGGTCGAGGCACCGGTGTCGACGATAGCCAGTGGCCAAGGCGAGGCGACAGAGTTTGCGCCCATCGAGGCTGCATCGGCAATCGTCGAACGCTACCAGGCTGGCCCGCGCATCGACCACAAGGGCGATCGCGCGTTCTACGAGCCCAGGGCCGACCTGGTGTGCATTCCAGAGCCCGACCGCTTCGTCGATCCGGGGTCCTACTACGCGACGCTCTTCCACGAGTTGGTCCACTCGACCGGGCACAGCTCACGCCTGGACCGGGGCCTCGACGAGAATCTCTCGGCTTTCGGTTCGGTCGACTACTCCAAGGAGGAAATGGTGGCCGAGATGGGAGCGGCGTTCCTGGCTGCTGCCGCTGGCATCGGGCAGGCGACGATTGAGCAGTCGGCCGCGTACATCGACGGCTGGCGAACGAGGGTTGCCGCCGATACCAGGCTCGTCGTGCAATCCGCCGGCATGGCCCAGAGGGCAGCAGATTGGATTCTTGGCGAACGGCCGGGCGATCCATAG